Genomic DNA from Methanosarcina sp. MTP4:
ACCAGAAGAGGCTCGTGGACGCAATGAAGGAACTCGATGTAGCCTCCGTCCTCCACATCTGCGGCAACACCACCAACGGGCTTGCAATCATGGAAAAGACCGGCGTGGAAGGAATCAGCGTGGACCAGAGAGTCGACATCGCAACCGCAAAGGGCAACGTTGAAAACACACTCATTATCGGAAACCTCGACCCTGTAGCAAACCTCTGGAACGGCACTCCAGAAACCGTCGCCGAAGAATCCAAGAAGATTCTCGACGCAGGAGTCGGACTGCTTGCCCCTGGCTGCGGGATTGTCAGCATGACCCCTACCGCCAACCTTCAGAAGATGGTCGAGTGTACCATCAACTACAAATACTGAATAAATTGAACTGAAAAAATGTAATGTCGGCTCTGAAGCCGACACCTTTTTTTAAATTTGCAGGGAAAGGCACTTTAGAGAAGAGCTATTTTGAGAAAAATGAATTCTCTGAGAAAATGAATTCTCTGAGAAAATGAATTCTCAGCTACTTTTACAAAAGCTTCTACTGGAGCCTGCGGTTTTCAACCTTCACATACCCCTTCCCGCCGGAAGAGAAAATAAACTCCTATTTATACATATCCATTTAATGGCCATTAAGACCGAATCAAATGGATGTGCTTCTAGTTAGTGTTCAGGCAGGCATGCAGACAAGGGTAAACCTGAAGCCTGAGAGATTTGGTATAAATAATTTTTGATTTAACTTACAGTTTAGTTAGTTTCAGAACCTGTCCAGACAAAAAATAGGAAGGTTTTCGCCTGAACATTTATCACAAAAAAGATTAAAAAAATATTTCACATTATAATATTATTAAATATAGTAATCGCTTATATAGTAGAAGGCTAATGTTTAACATAAGTAATTGCTTTTGAGATAGAGAGTGATTACAGGGCAACGATATAGTTGGGATATATCGAAAAATCTGTTCATCCGTCCAGGATATGACAGGTAGAAAATATAGGATAAGAGTATCCAGAAAACCAATGTAAAAATCTGTTCACTAAATGCACAGGACCCTCATTCAGAAAATGAATCTCATGTAAAGGAATTTCAAAATGGCAAAACTCAGAAAAACCCATTCTGAGGAAATTCCGATATGGCAAAATTATGGGAACGAATTTTCTGAGAAGAAATTCCAAAATAGCATGTGAATAGGAAACTGAGCAAATAAGAACCCCACTCAAATCGGCTACCGGAAGGTATAGGTAGCGGAGCTTATGAGAACCCTACTCAAATCGGCTACCGGAAGGTATAGGTAACGGAAGGTAGCGGAGCGTGAGTCATTCCTCAGAGCATGAGTCGTTTTTATGTGTATCAGTGAGCATTGCGTTGCCCCAGAAAAACTGCGTGATAACGGAGTTTTGAAATGGAGGATTAAAAATGGCAAACGAAGAAATGTTTGACAAGCTTCGCGACTCTATTGTTAATCAGGATATCGCGGGATGTGTACAGTTAACCCAGGAAGCTCTTTCTGCTGGAATCCCAGCACTTGATATTATCACAAAGGGCCTTTCTGCAGGGATGAAGATCGTCGGAGACAAGTTTGAAGCCGCCGAAATCTTCCTGCCCCAGATAATGATGTCTGCAAAAGCAATGAGCGGGGCAATGGAAATCCTTACTCCCGAACTTGAGAAGACCAGGAAGGAAGGAGAAGAAACCGGGCTTGCAATCACTTTTGTTGCAGAAGGAGACATCCACGACATCGGGCACCGCCTTGTTTCAACCATGCTCGGAGCAAATGGTTTTGATATACTCGACCTCGGAACCGACGTCCTCAACGAGACTGTTGTAGAAGAGGTTGCAAAGCACAAGGGAGAAAAAGTCATTCTTGTAGGTTCCGCCCTTATGACCACCTCCATGCTCGGCCAGAAGGACCTCATGGATCTGCTCAGGGAAGAAAACCTGAGAGACAGCGTAAAGTGCATGTTCGGAGGAGCCCCTGTTTCTGAAGGCTGGATCGAAGAAATCGGAGCAGACGCAACCGCAGAGAACGCTGCAGAAGCCGCAAAAGTAGCACTTGAAGTTATGAAATAATCGGGGGAACCAGACATGACATTCAGAAAATCATTTGATTGCTACGATTTCTACGACAGAGCAAAAGTCGGTGAGAAATGCACCCAGGACGACTGGGACCTCATGACAATTCCCATGAAGTCCATGGAGCTTAAGCAGAAGTACGGGCTTGACTTCAAGGGAGAGATCATCCCTACCGACAAGGACATGATGGAAAAGCTCTTCCAGGCAGGGTTTGAGATGCTCCTCGACTGCGGTATCTACTGTACTGACACCCACAGGATCGTCAAGTACACCGAAGAAGAGATCTGGGACGCACTCAACAACATCCAGACGGAATTCACCCTCGGGACCGGTAGGGATTCAGTTCAGTTCAAGAAGAGAAGCATCGGAGACAAGAGGAAGCCAATTGTCCAGGGAGGTCCTACCGGGTCCCCGATTTCCGAAGAAGTCTTCATGCCAGTCCACATGAGCTACGCCCTGGAAAAGGAAGTAGACACCATTGTAGACGGTGTTATGACCTCCGTCCGCGGCAAGCCTCCAATTCCGGGAAGCCCCTATGAAGTCCTGGCATCAAAGACCGAAACCAGGCTCATCAAGCAGGCAGCAGCAATGGCCGGCAGGCCAGGCATGGGCATATAGGGCCCTGAGACCTCCCTGTCCGCTCAGGGAAACATTGCCTCTGACTGCTACGGTGGACAGATCTCCTCTGACAGCCACGAAGTCTCCCAGCTCAACGAGCTGAAGATCGACCTCGATGCAATCGCAGTAATTGCTCACTACAAAGGCAACAGCGATATTATCATGGACGAACAGATGCCAATCTTTGGCGGATACGCCGGCGGCATTGAAGAGACCACAATCGTGGACATTGCAACCCACATCAACGCATTCGTCATGAGCAGCGCAAGCTGGCACCTTGACGGCCCTGTCCACATCCGCTGGGGATCCACCAACACCAGGGAAACCCTGACAATCGCAGGCTGGGCATGTGCAACTATCTCCGAGTTTACAGACATCCTCTCCGGGAACCAGTACTACCCATGTGCAGGCCCCTGTACCGAGATGTGTCTCCTCGAAGCTTCCGCCCAGTCCATGACTGACACCGCTTCAGGCCGTGAAATCCTCTCCGGTGTGGCAGCCGCAAAGGGTGTCGTCACCGACAAGACCACAGGTATGGAAGCCAGGATGATGGGAGAAGTCGCAAGGGCAACCGCAGGCATGGACATCGCAGAAGTCAACGGAATCCTCGACAAGCTCGTCGGCCTCTACGAGAAGAACTATGCAAACGCACCCGCAGGCAAGACCTTCCAGGAATGCTACGACGTTAAGACCGTAACACCCACGGACGAATACATGCAGGTCTACGACGGAGCAAGGAAGCAGCTCGAAGACCTCGGACTCGTATTCTAAACTGACATCCCTAAGGCAATAAACCCGGCCGGCGAGATAGCCTCGTCGGCTAATTTTTTTTTAAAAACATGGGCAAAACCCTTAAATAAGTCAGACACGCTTGGTTTGGAATATTTTTAATGAATAGACAAAGGAATGCAAAAAAACACTGTTTAAAAACATATCGGGGGATATGAGAAAATGGACATCTGGACTATCATAAACGGTATGATATATCTCCTTGCTTTTGCATTGATGGCCTGGGTTTTGCTGGACGCCAGCAAGATTTCAAAAAGAAGCTGAATGAGAGAGGGATAAAATGTCTGAAAACTCTGAATCTGCCAGCCTAGTGAAGACTCTGCGCCCATTCCACGTATGGGCTCTTGGAGTCGGGATCGTGCTGGTCGGAGAGTACATGGGCTGGAACTTCACCGTCGCAAAAGGAGGAGTTCTGGGTTCCCTGCTTGCCATGCTGGTTGCAGGAACCATGTATGTTATAATTTCTCTCTGTGCCAGTGAACTCGGATCAGCCACAAAACTTGCAGGAGGACCCTACGACTGGGCAAGACTATTTATAGGACCCGGAGCAGCCGCCAGTGTCGGGCTTGCGGTGTACATGGAATACATCGCTCTTGAAGCTGCGGACGCTATTGTGGTCGCATTTATTGCGTCGGAGGTATTTCCACAGTTACAGGTTTTCCCTGTGACCCTGCTAGTTATTGCACTATTGACATTTATTAACTACCGGGGTGTGGTTGCAGCTTTAACCCTGAACTTCTTCCTGACCATGATAGCCTTTATTGCAATTGTGGTATTCTTCTTCGCAACCGCCTTCGGAACAGTGGACATTCACCCTGAATATCTCTTCCAGGGGGCTTTGCCAAACGGCATGATAGGCCTATTTGCAGCGTTGCAATTCGGGCCATGGTTCTACCTGGGAATAGAAGGGGCAGCGATGTGTGCCGAAGAATGTAAGCACCCGTCAAGGGCAGTCCCGCTCGGGCAGCAGGCAGGGATGATCACCCTCCTGATGGGAGCAGCTATGACCCTATACCTCTGTTCAGTGCTGATCCCCGCTAACATGCTAGGGGTTTCCGTGTATCCGCTCTTTGAAGCGGCACAGAACAGCGGTATATTAATCTTCATCGCCCTCCTGGGACTCGGGACACTCCTTACCTGCCTTGCAAGTGCAAACGGTTGTGTTTGTGACTCTTCACGCTCCTGGTTTGCACTCTCCAGAGACCACTACGTATCTTCCTGGTTCTCGGCGGTGCACCCGAAGTATAACACCCCTTACAGGGCTGTGATCTTCACAATGCCGGTAGCAATCGGCTTTGCTTTCAGCGGTTTCCTGGACCAGGTCATTACCTTCTCCATCGTCTCGGGGCTGCTCTGCTATGTGCTGATCCCGTTTGCCCTGATCCGCTTCAGGACCCTCTTCCCGGAGACAACAAGCAAAGTCCGTCCCTTTGCAGGACCCCTCCAGCCCTACATCGCCTACTTTGCAATCGCAATTGCCATTACGATCCTTTCAACCCTCTTCTGGGGCTACAAGTATAACCTGATCTTCGGGTTCGTATTCTACGGCATTGCGTACTTCTACTTCAGCCACAAGCACAAGACTTCAAAGGCAGAAAACAACTGGGCTGAAATGGGCTGGCCCGAACCCAGAGGGTCAGAAAATGCGAGGATAGGAAAGGAGGTGATTGGAGTTGAGTTCAGCAAAGATTAACCAGGAGATGGAAAGCAAGTACCACAGCAAACTGACAGGAGACAGTATCCTGGTTGCAGGAATGCTCTTACTGCTTGTAAGTGTGGAACTCTTTGTGATCAGTAAGATCCTGGGGGCTACATGGGAGATAGCTTCGGACTTCTTCTATCTCTATGTGATCTTCTTCGGGCTGATAGTTGTAGTCGAAACGATAGGTTGCCTGCGGGTACGCGACTCCATCAAGAAGCACATGTTTGAGTTCGCCTACTACGATTGAGGAGGCTGAAAGAAATGGCAGAAATTACCAAAAAAGAAAAAAGTGCCCTTGCAGAGGCCTTTGATATCATATTCATCTTCGTCCTGGCCTTCGCTTGCGTCGTGGTTCCCACGGTGCTCCAGGGAGCAGTGCTCGTTTCCTGGGACGAAGGTGGAGCAGGCATAGGCTTCGTCTGGGACCCGGTCGGCTTCTTCAGCTTCGTGCTTGTAATCATCGCATTCTTTGTGGTAATCCTCCACCACTCGGTGAAGCACTACAAGTACTGAAGAATAGATGTAATGAATTAAAAAATAGTAATGAATTAAAAAATAGTAATGAATTAAAAAATAGTAATGAATTGAAGAATAGACTGTTGAACTGCCTGAAAGAGGGTTCAGGCAGTCAACGTTTTTTTTGAAATTCTGGCTTTTGTAATTTCCCGGCAGATCCGACTGTTTTAATAGAACTGCTTCAAAAGCCCAATTATTAGATAAGCAAGATCTCCCTGAACCAGGAGGGATTCAGGGAATTTTGAGGGAGTTTTTGTGGAATTTTAAAGGCGACTCCCGAAGGAAGGGCACCTGCTCAAGGGAATTCAGGCCCTTTACCATTCAATAGAGATATTTTCGGACCCTTCTACGGACATCCGTAGAACCCGGGCCCCGATATCCCTTTACAGAAGGTATTTTCGGACCTCTAGTATCCTGAGGAGCCCCATACCCAAGAAGTACCTTATGTTATACAAAAACACAATTATATAAATAAATTGCGCTCTAGATTTTAAAATGTTGAAACATAGTATATATATTTTGTGTATTTGACATTTTAGGAACCAAATATTATATATATTAGAGCACTGAAGTTTGATAAAAGACCGAAAGTATTAAAAACAAATGTCACACAAATGAAAAAAATTAAGAAAAATGAGAAATGAGGTACTCCAGCTGGATCCTTTCGTTTGCTGCAACCACCATACAGGCATCAGCCTCCGCAATTTTCACCAGCAGACGGGCAATATTCTCATCCGGCCCCCCGGAATCTACAAGAGCTTCAGAGAGCCCCTCAAGGATCTCAATTCCGGAAAAACCCTTTTCTATAAGCATTTCGTCAATGAGCTTGCGCCCCCGGGCAAAGTCCCCGGAAAGAGCGGCGTCAAGCAGTTCATCTATTGTTTCATCCCTGCCTTTAACAGTGACCTCGTAGACGATCTCCTCCGTAATTTCGGCTCCCTCAGCCCTGAGAAAAGCAAGCTGAAGAGTCTGGACAGCCCGTGCAACGTTCCCTCTTGCAAAATAGAGGACCGCATCCAGGCTCCCTTCCGAACAGCTGAGCCCTTCGGCCTCAGCGATCTTCTCAAGATAGGTTTTCAGAGAGGTATCGGAGACATAGGTGAAAAAGAGCTGCAAGCCCCTGGAACGAAGAGGGGGGATCAGTTTTGAAGGCCGTGTTGTGGAGAGGATAAAGCGGCAGGTGGAAGTATACTTTTCCATGATGCGCCTGAGGGCATGCTGAGCATCGGAACTCAGGGACTCAGCGTTGTCAATGTAAATGAGCTTGTAGTCCGCATCAAGAGAAGCCATTCCTGCGTATTCGTTAATGATTTGCTTGAAAATCTCGATTACGCTTTTGTAGATCTTTTTCGGGTCATCGGTCCCGATAATCCGGACAAAACGCCTATCCCGGACAAGGTAACGTTTACCCTGGTCGAAAAAGTCCGAGGCATTGAAATAGGTAAAGTTGTTTTTCCAGGTTTCCCCGTAAAGTTCCCGGGCAAGGGCAAGAGCCGCAGTTGTTTTTCCCGAATTTTCCGGACCGTGGAAAACAAGGTGGGGCAGATTCCCGGACTGCAGCAGCTCGGAGAGGGTATCCACCGAATGTTCGTTTCCAAGCAGTTCTTCCAGGGCAGCGGCCCTGTATTTCAACGTCCAGAGATCCTGCATCTTAGCACCTCGTTATTTTGCTTTCCTTCGATCCGTTTATTTGTGGTTCTGGGATTCGCTTTGTCCTTTTTTTCGCAATTCTATTCGCTTTTCTGCGATTCTTTTGCCCACTTTCTTGCAATTCATTTTATTCGCTTTTCTGCAATCAACCTTTTCTGCGACCCTTATTTATTTTCCATAAAGCGCGGTTCACTCGTCAGCGGAAATTTCCCCTTTACGAGCGGCAGAGGCTTCACCTGCTTCGAGCATTTCCTTAATCACCACTCCGTAGACCGGTCTTGCAATCACCACACCGATGAACACACCGATGATTGTGGTTATGGCAAAGCCCTTCAAGGCTCCAAAACCCATCACGACCAGGGGGGACATGGCAATGATAGTGGTTGCAGCAGCTCCGAAAATGATTCCGAAGGCTTTCCCGATCCTTGAGACAAAGACCTTTGTTGGGGGAAGCTTGCCTTCGTAAAGCACCTCGTCGGTGATGATAACCAGGTGGTCAATCCCTGTCCCTATGGCTGCGATGATACCTGCTATTGCTGCCAGGTCCATCTGCCAGCCGATGGCCGCAGCCACCCCGAGGATCATTACCACTTCACTGATAGAAGTCCCTACCATTGGTATGAGAATCTCAGGTCTCCTGTACCTGCGGAAGATCACTCCTGCCACGGCTAAAAGGGAAAGAAGGCCTGCAATCAGGGCTTCGGTCTTGAACTGTTCACCGAGAGCTGCGTCCACATGCCCGGAACCCACAAGCACCACGTTCACAGGGAGAGCCCCTGCCCTGAGGTGTATCTGGAGTGCCTGAGCCTGAGCCTTGGCTTCCTCATCGCCACCGGTGGAAGCTTGCCAGGAGTAGATAGGAGCTTCTTTTAGCTGGGATGCGGCGGAATAGCTAAGGGGAGCGCTGTAGACCACGTTTTCGTCCAGGTACATGGTAAGGTAGTGAGCACTCGGGTTGTCCACTGCCCCGGTTTCAATTGCGACTTTCTGGAGGGCGAGCGCCCCAGCCTCGTTCAGGGTAAAGGGCGTATTCCATTGGTTATCGTGGAAACCGGGTATCCCTACGCTTACTATGGAATCCCCGTAAAGCACATGCCGGGTCTCAGTTCCTGTAGTATTGATCCTGATCTCGAATTTCCCGGGCTTTTCGGCAATGTCCTTTGCGGTTGCCAGGTCTATGCCTGCAAAGTCAATGAGGATGTAGTCTTCCCCGACCGTCCGGACAGGGATATCTTTCAGGCCGAGGGCGTTGAGCTTGTCGTTCAGGATGTCCCGGGTCAGGTCCCGGGTCTGCACACTTACCCCTTCCTTGTAGCTGGAAGTCCCGTCTTCGTTCTTGAGGATTGAACCGCCTACCTTTGCCATCAGGGCTTCGAGTTCCTCTTCGGAAACAGCAGTCCTGATTTCATAGACAAGCCCTTCCCCTTCGTCAAAAGTAATGACTTCGGAATCCAGAGAGCTTGCCAGGTAGAGCCGGACCAGGCTTTCCTTGCTGGTAAAGAGGGTGACCTGGGTGGTCTCCTGGTTCAGCCGATCCACACTTACCCGCCCGATTTCCAGGAGCTCGAGTTCGGAGCTGCTGACCGGGACATCCGTGGTGAACGTAATGGAGTTTTCAGCTTCTGAAAGGCCGTTTCCTTCCAGCTTGTTTTCCGTTATTGTGATGGGGGCTCCGATGACCGGTTCCACCATTTCACTGACAATCATCCCGGAATCCGCGTCCACCTGGGCCAAAGCACCCTGCAGTTTGATCTGGAGCCAGGAACCGCCTTCCAGGTCAAGCCCGTAGTTCAGGTTTGAGGTCGTGCCTTCCCCCGAGGTATATCCTGGGTGGATTGCAATAATGGAAGCCAGCAGGGCAATAATAAAGATGATAACTCTCACGTTTTTAAAGAGACTTTTTGCGTCGCTCATCTGTTAAACCTCCCTCTGAATTCGGGTTTCAGGACATACCAGCGCAAAATCCCCGTGTTCAGGAGCCAGGTGTTCATCAGGTCCGCAGCCAGCCCTATGATCAGGACGCCGGAGATCTGCGAGAGCAGGGTTATCTGCGTGAAGGAGGGAATGATCAGGTAGGGGAAAGTGGAGACAGCGTACATCACTACGAGGGCTGCAAGGGTTGTGGAGGTCATGGTAATCCCGGTCTGCATGGCCCTGGAAACCTTCTCTTCCACCGTACCTCTGCGCTTCAGCACCCTGTTAGTAAGCAGGATGTCACTGTCCACGGAATAACCGATAAGCATAAGGAGGGCTGCAACCGTCCCCAGAGAAAGCTCGATCCCTGCAATCCGCATGAAAGCTGCGGCAATCACTATGTCCGAGAGAGCCGAAAGTACCACTGCAAAAGAGGGGACAGGGCTCCTGAAGATCAAGAAGACCACAATAGCCATCCCGATAAAGGAGATTAAAAGGGCCTGAAGAGCCTGGACCTGCAGGTCTTTTCCGTACACCGGCCCTATCTGCTTGATTTCCACATTGGAATAACGGCCCATTACATCGTCTTCTAGCTGGCGCTGTTCCTCATTATCCATGACACCGAACTGCATGATAACCCTGTTACCTGCCTGCCGGGCATCCATTATCGGATAATCGGAATACAGTTCTTCAAGCTCAGCAGGGGAATCGGTTGTTCCCATCGAAATCTGGGTACCTCCCTGGAACTCCATGCCCAGGAGCAAAGGCGACCCGCTGCTTGCGAAAGAAACCAGCAGTATCGCTAAAGAAACCGCGAATACTGCAAGAGGAATTGCCAGCAACTGGCGATTATCGTGACCCTTCACGAAGGAATCTAAAAAATCGGTAAAACCTGTTGCCATAATTAAATACTCCGGATGAATGCATCTATTATTTCCTTGAACTTATCCGAATCTGATTTTATAATCCAAATTGATAAGCCGAATTGAGAATCAATTTATAATTCAAATCTATAATTCAAATCTATAATTCAAATCTATAATTCAAATCTATAATTCAAATCTATAATTCAAATCTATAATTCAAATCTATAATTCAAATCTATAATCCAGATTTATAATCCAAATTTATAATCCAGATTTATAATCCGAGTTTGTAGTACTAAACATACCCGGTAATCCCGGACTCGTCCGGAAAAAAATTCCGATTGCGGTTCCGGAAATAAGTGATCAACACATCTTAATAATGCTGATGAATTTAATCTGTTTCAATTCTGTACTCTCATCGATTATATCAATTCTTCCTCTCTAAAGCAAAGATTCATTTCATTTAAAATTAATCTCAAAAATGGCACAAGTCCTAACGTCACAACTATATATACGAGTTACTGTTCATTAAAAATAATGACAGAAAGACCATCCCTTGACGAATATTTCCTCGAAATCGCCTTCGTGGTAGGCAAACGGGCCACCTGCCTCAGGAACAACGTGGGGGCGGTGATCGTACGGGACAAGCGCATCCTTTCAACTGGATACAATGGTGCCCCAAGCGGTATGGACCACTGCCTGGATATAGGCTGCATCCGGGAAATGGAAAACATCCCGTCGGGCACGCGGCACGAGAAATGCCGGGCAGTGCATGCGGAGCAAAATGCCATTATACAGGCTGCACTCCACGGCGTGAGCATTGCAGGGGCAACCCTCTACTGCACCCACCAGCCCTGCATCCTCTGCGCAAAAATGATAATCAATTCAAACATCAAACGGGTCGTATACTCAACACCCTACCCGGACACGGATTCTCTGGAATACTTCAGGGAGGCGGGAGTGGAAGTCGAGTACATTCCCTTTGAAGGAGAAAAAATTTCGGACTGAAAAGGAGAAAAACCTGGCTTTTCAGCTTATTTTTTCAGCTTATTTTTTCAAAAGGCAACGAAGCCCTTTTTTGATAACGTCAAACTCTTCCGGACGGTACATTTCCTTTATTCCCGGGTTTTCCTCGCAGTAATAATCAAGACCCCTGATAACTATCACAGGAACACCACCGTTGCCTTCTCCCATAAGGAGGTTTGCGGCCCCTGCAAGCTCATCAGCAACGGCTTCCTCGGAAATTTCCAGGGTTTTCCCAAAGAGGTCTTTTTCCCCGATCCAGCGCTTGACAGGTTTTATTTTATAGAGCCCGATGGCAACCCCTGTCTGCCCGACCTTGAACGCACGGCCGTTAGTGTCCGTGACAATCACGCTGAGCTTTTTTCCGCTAAGGGTTTCAATCCTCTCTCCGATTTTTGCAGCACTGATGTCCGGATTTTCCGGGGTGTTCAGCAGCAGATCACCCTCGACGTTTGAGTCGTCAATCCCCGCATTTACGCAGGTGTGCCCTGCAAGAGTCGTTGCAAGCATAAAAGGGGCCTCTACCAGGACTTCCCTGCTCCGGGAAAGGACCGCCTGGACAAAACACGGATCCTGCCCGTTCATGGATGCAAGCTCAAGTGCCCGTTCCCCGGGGGTGATGTCCTCGAGCCTGAAAGTCAGCCCTTCGGTTTTTCCAACGATGGTGGAGGCAATGATAACTATATCCCGGTCCTCAAGAAAGATATTTTCACAGATGATAGAGGGGAGGTCATCCCCCTTCCGAATCAGGGGGATATTTTCTACGGCTATGGCTTCAAATTTCAAGCAGGTTCCTCAAAGTTTTGTTAGGGTTATAAGAGTATTAATAGTAGACATGGGAAATAACATGGGAAAGGTATGAAATGGATATATGAGGGGTATATGAGAGTCATATGAAAGACATATGATAAGATATTTAAAGCGGATTAAAGCGCCCCCACAGTTGAGAATAATTTTGATCAGTAAAGGCACTAAACATAAATAAGACCATCTATATACTACTTTTTGCGGCGATGATGAGAGTTACCCCGACCGAGCAAAGTATGACGAGAACTATTTCCTGATGCCGCACTTTTCTCCAACTTTCCATGCCCATACTTCAGGTTAGGGCTTCAAGGCCATAGCTACATCTAAGGTTAACTTCCAACTTGTTCACCCTCAGTTTCACATTACAAATTCCAGCTAGGGCCAGAATGCCAGCTGAAAATCCGATACATTTGAGAATTCTTATTTAGTTTGCCGTCCAAAACTTCCAGGGTGAAAAAATGACTCAGTATGACCTTGACGTAATAATACAGAAAATTCAGGACAAAAGCCCCTTCGAACACAAAGACAACAAAAAGAGCAGACCAAGGACCCTGAAAATCATCATATCCAGGCTTTATTACTCCCAGAGCTATACAAAAGAACCCCAGGCAACCCGGGAAAAGGTTACGCAACTTTTACTCGACCACGGGCAATTCAGCAAAGAAGAAATAGATGAAATCTTCAAGCAAGGTTCCAGAAGGCAGACCACCGATTATTCGGAAGAATTCCTGAATCAGCACCCTGAACTCGTAAAACCCGAAGGTTCGAAAGACAAGGGAGCCCCTGATAATAAGGGGATAGAAGAAGAAAAACCGGAAGAAATAAAATACCTTTTCCCTCGTTATGCATGAACAGATTGAAAAAAATCAAAAAAGAAATTAATGAAAACTAAAGACCTGATGAAAAAGTAGGGACCAAAAAGAAGTTTCCCTATAGTCACCGGGTCTTTTTGAAAATTACTCGATATCTATCTTTTTCTTGGGCTCTTCGAGCTGGAGTTTCGGAATTGTTATTGTCAGGACCCCGTTTTCCATTTTTGCAGTTGCTTTTTCGTCCGTCACGTTGGTTGGCAGGCGGACCGCCCGGTAAAAGCGCGTGTAAGCCCGCTCCCGGCGCAGGTAGCCTTCTTCTTCGGTTTCCTTTTCCCGGCCGCATTTTGCGCTGATCTCAAGCATGTCTTCTTTTACGTTTATTTCAATATCTTTCTTATCGACTCCCGGAAGGTCAGTGGTAACTACGAGTTTGTTATCTTCTTCCATGATGTCAATAGCAGGAGCGTATACTTTACCCCCGGCCCACTCTTCAACTGGCATGAACTCTTCAAACAGCTGGTTCAGGCGATCCTGTGTCCTCTTGATCTCATCAAACGGGTCCCAGCGTATGGGACCTCCGGAAGGTCTTCTGACAGGCCATCTAACCA
This window encodes:
- a CDS encoding methyltransferase cognate corrinoid protein — its product is MANEEMFDKLRDSIVNQDIAGCVQLTQEALSAGIPALDIITKGLSAGMKIVGDKFEAAEIFLPQIMMSAKAMSGAMEILTPELEKTRKEGEETGLAITFVAEGDIHDIGHRLVSTMLGANGFDILDLGTDVLNETVVEEVAKHKGEKVILVGSALMTTSMLGQKDLMDLLREENLRDSVKCMFGGAPVSEGWIEEIGADATAENAAEAAKVALEVMK
- a CDS encoding APC family permease; the protein is MSENSESASLVKTLRPFHVWALGVGIVLVGEYMGWNFTVAKGGVLGSLLAMLVAGTMYVIISLCASELGSATKLAGGPYDWARLFIGPGAAASVGLAVYMEYIALEAADAIVVAFIASEVFPQLQVFPVTLLVIALLTFINYRGVVAALTLNFFLTMIAFIAIVVFFFATAFGTVDIHPEYLFQGALPNGMIGLFAALQFGPWFYLGIEGAAMCAEECKHPSRAVPLGQQAGMITLLMGAAMTLYLCSVLIPANMLGVSVYPLFEAAQNSGILIFIALLGLGTLLTCLASANGCVCDSSRSWFALSRDHYVSSWFSAVHPKYNTPYRAVIFTMPVAIGFAFSGFLDQVITFSIVSGLLCYVLIPFALIRFRTLFPETTSKVRPFAGPLQPYIAYFAIAIAITILSTLFWGYKYNLIFGFVFYGIAYFYFSHKHKTSKAENNWAEMGWPEPRGSENARIGKEVIGVEFSKD
- a CDS encoding monomethylamine permease, yielding MSSAKINQEMESKYHSKLTGDSILVAGMLLLLVSVELFVISKILGATWEIASDFFYLYVIFFGLIVVVETIGCLRVRDSIKKHMFEFAYYD
- a CDS encoding efflux RND transporter permease subunit — its product is MAEITKKEKSALAEAFDIIFIFVLAFACVVVPTVLQGAVLVSWDEGGAGIGFVWDPVGFFSFVLVIIAFFVVILHHSVKHYKY
- a CDS encoding AAA family ATPase; this translates as MQDLWTLKYRAAALEELLGNEHSVDTLSELLQSGNLPHLVFHGPENSGKTTAALALARELYGETWKNNFTYFNASDFFDQGKRYLVRDRRFVRIIGTDDPKKIYKSVIEIFKQIINEYAGMASLDADYKLIYIDNAESLSSDAQHALRRIMEKYTSTCRFILSTTRPSKLIPPLRSRGLQLFFTYVSDTSLKTYLEKIAEAEGLSCSEGSLDAVLYFARGNVARAVQTLQLAFLRAEGAEITEEIVYEVTVKGRDETIDELLDAALSGDFARGRKLIDEMLIEKGFSGIEILEGLSEALVDSGGPDENIARLLVKIAEADACMVVAANERIQLEYLISHFS
- a CDS encoding preprotein translocase subunit SecD, with product MSDAKSLFKNVRVIIFIIALLASIIAIHPGYTSGEGTTSNLNYGLDLEGGSWLQIKLQGALAQVDADSGMIVSEMVEPVIGAPITITENKLEGNGLSEAENSITFTTDVPVSSSELELLEIGRVSVDRLNQETTQVTLFTSKESLVRLYLASSLDSEVITFDEGEGLVYEIRTAVSEEELEALMAKVGGSILKNEDGTSSYKEGVSVQTRDLTRDILNDKLNALGLKDIPVRTVGEDYILIDFAGIDLATAKDIAEKPGKFEIRINTTGTETRHVLYGDSIVSVGIPGFHDNQWNTPFTLNEAGALALQKVAIETGAVDNPSAHYLTMYLDENVVYSAPLSYSAASQLKEAPIYSWQASTGGDEEAKAQAQALQIHLRAGALPVNVVLVGSGHVDAALGEQFKTEALIAGLLSLLAVAGVIFRRYRRPEILIPMVGTSISEVVMILGVAAAIGWQMDLAAIAGIIAAIGTGIDHLVIITDEVLYEGKLPPTKVFVSRIGKAFGIIFGAAATTIIAMSPLVVMGFGALKGFAITTIIGVFIGVVIARPVYGVVIKEMLEAGEASAARKGEISADE
- a CDS encoding protein translocase subunit SecF, producing the protein MATGFTDFLDSFVKGHDNRQLLAIPLAVFAVSLAILLVSFASSGSPLLLGMEFQGGTQISMGTTDSPAELEELYSDYPIMDARQAGNRVIMQFGVMDNEEQRQLEDDVMGRYSNVEIKQIGPVYGKDLQVQALQALLISFIGMAIVVFLIFRSPVPSFAVVLSALSDIVIAAAFMRIAGIELSLGTVAALLMLIGYSVDSDILLTNRVLKRRGTVEEKVSRAMQTGITMTSTTLAALVVMYAVSTFPYLIIPSFTQITLLSQISGVLIIGLAADLMNTWLLNTGILRWYVLKPEFRGRFNR
- a CDS encoding cytidine/deoxycytidylate deaminase family protein — encoded protein: MTERPSLDEYFLEIAFVVGKRATCLRNNVGAVIVRDKRILSTGYNGAPSGMDHCLDIGCIREMENIPSGTRHEKCRAVHAEQNAIIQAALHGVSIAGATLYCTHQPCILCAKMIINSNIKRVVYSTPYPDTDSLEYFREAGVEVEYIPFEGEKISD